A segment of the Ignavibacteriota bacterium genome:
AATTGGGATACAGACGCACGACGCGAGCAATACCGTCAACTACGTGTTCAAAGCGATGAAATCTATAACAATGCAAATTTTGTTATTGCCGCAATTGTGGTGAACCATGTTGTCAGCGCGATCAATGCCGCACGTACGACTGTCAGTCACAACGAAGCGCTTGACCAAACCGGCTCGCTAAAATTTCAGGCACGTCCGCTCGGAACACTTGCCCATCCGAATGGAATTATGTTTTCCGCTTCCTACCAATTTTAATTTTTTCATTCCCATTCGCGTGGAGTATTCTACGCAAATAGAACAGTGAGCATACAATTGTGAATCGCTTAGTTTCAGTTACAAAATCGGAAGATATTTTCCCGATGTATAGGGAAACTCCTATCGGTCGTTTGCTCGAGTATCATAATCTTGCACGGGCACACGATGAATATTCGAAGGCGGAACTGCTCGTCGGGATGTGCATGGATAATAGAAAGCAATTACATATTCCCGATAATTTCGCATTCATCATTCGCACAGGCGGCGCAAATCTCCGGTACAGTGAATTCAAAGTTTCATTTGCAATTGCAGTTGGCGGAGTAAGTGCGCTTGCTTTAATCGGTCACACGCAGTGCGGAATGGTAAATCTCATCGCACGCAAAGAACAATTTGTAGATGGATTAGTTGAAAAAGCAGGATGGCAGTCCGACTCAGCGGAAGAACATTTTTATCATTACGCGCCCATGTTTGAGATCGGAAATGAAATTGATTTTGTGTTGAGTGAAGCGAAACGAATTCGTTTACGATACCCGAAAATACTCGTCGCGCCGATGTTGTATCGGGTGGAGGATAATTTGTTGTATCTTCTTGATGAATCGAAGTGACCAATGCGTAACATCATACTTACAATTGAATACGACGGTGAGCAGTACGTCGGATGGCAGAGACAGTTGAACGGAAAAAGTATTCAGGGCGAAATTGAAAACGCACTGAAGACAATTCTTCAGGAACAGGTGAATGTCATTGGCGCGGGAAGAACAGACGCGGGTGTTCATGCTCGCGGACAGGTTGCAAATTTTCAAACAAATACTTCGCTTGAATTGTATCAAATCAAATCGGCATTGAACAGTTCGTTGTCGGATGATATTGTTGTTCATGATGCAGTTGATGTGGAAGAAGATTTTCACGCACGGTACAACGCAAAACAACGCGTGTATAAATATTTCATCCGTCAAAATGAAAGCGCGCTGGAAAGAAAGTATTCGTGGTTTGTACGATACGAGTTGGACATCGAACGAATGAGAGAAGTCGCACAGACGATTCTCGGTGAACACGATTTTGAAGGATTCGCGAAAGTCGGTTCTGATGTGAAGCATTTTGTCTGTCATGTTTCGATGTCGGAATGGCAAGTAGGCGAGAAGCGATTAACATACACAATCTCGGCAGACAGATTTTTACGCGGAATGGTTCGCGCTCTCGTCGGAACAATGATTGATGTCGGTCGGGGATTTCTTTCGCCTGATATTTTCAAAGAGCGGCTCGATAACCGATTGAAGTATGAACCGCGTTCAGCCGCCCCCGCGCACGGTTTGGTTTTGGAACAGGTATTTTATTGATTACAATTTGTATAGCCCACACCTTCAGGTGTGGGTGGCAAAAACTCGTAGAGCGGTTTCAAATAATACAAATGAATTTTATTAACAATTACAGGAATCTATGAAGCGTTATTTACAACTTCGATATTTCATTTTTACATTTACATTATTGTTTGTCATCGGGTGCGGCGTTGCACTGAACATGTACACCGACTCGGATGAAATCAAGTTAGGACAACAACTCGACCAACAAATTAAAAGTAACCCGAAAGAATATCCGATTCTTCAGGGACGACCGGAAGTGAAACAATACGTGATGAACATCGGAAATCAGGTGCTTGCTTCATCGGAAGTGAAGAAGCGTGGTGTGTATGCGTATCAATACGAAATCATTCACGATGACAAAACGATTAACGCGTTCTGCACTCCCGGCGGATACATTTACGTTTATACCGGCTTGTTGAAATTTCTCGATAACGAAGCCGCGCTCGCCGGAGTGCTTGGGCATGAAATCGCACATGCTGAACGAAAGCACGCGACGAATCGAATGACGAAGGCGTACGGTATTCAATTTATCCTTGCTATCGCATTGGGTGAAAAACCTTCACAGATAGTTGAAATCGGGGCAAACTTATTTAGCGGACTCGCGTTGCTTGCAAACAGCCGTGCCGATGAAACCGAATCGGATGAGTTTTCGATGAAGTATCTTTCTTCGACAAAATATTATCCCGGAGGTGTAACATATTTCTTTGAGAAGATTCAAAAAGAGCAGGGGAGAAGCGGCGGCGCGCTTGAACGATTACTCTCAACGCATCCGCTGCCGCAAGACCGCGTTGACCATGTAAACGAACTTCTTCGCAACATGGGAAATCCTCAGCCGACGGAAAACAATACTTTTTCCAAATCCTATCAGGAATTCAAAAAGAAACTTCCGTAACATGACAACGTTCTGTTTGAGTAATATTTTTCATAACAAAAATTGATATGTCTGAACTCATTGGAAATTTTGTTTTCGTTTTATTACTTGTGTTGGCGAACGCTTTCTTTGTTGCGGCAGAGTTTGCGATTGTAAAAGTTCGTTCATCTCAGATTATCGAACGACTTCGTAAGGGGCATAAACAAGCCGAATTAGCAAAGCATATTATTGATAATTTAGACGCATATCTTTCTGCAACTCAACTTGGAATAACACTCGCAAGTTTAGGACTTGGTTGGGCAGGCGAACCCTTACTTGCCGATATGATTCAGAAGCCGTTGATGTCCATAGGAATCGTTGATGAAAAAATTCTGCATGGAATTGCCTTTGGAATAAGTTTTTCAATTATTACGTTTCTCCACATCATTCTGGGGGAATTAGCGCCAAAATCATTAGCAATCCAATATCCTGAATCAACAACTCTCATTATTTCATTTCCGCTACAATTATTTTATCGGATTTTCAAACCGTTCATTTGGCTCTTGAATACTGTTGCAAACCTTCTTTTGCGCGGATTCGGTATTCAACCTTCTTCAACAAGTGAATTGTTACATACATCTGAAGAGTTAGAAATCATTGTTACGGAGGGAGCAAAGAGTGGCGCTCTGACAAAAACCGAGCAGGAACTGCTTTCAAGTATTTTTGAATTCACTACGACAACGGCAAAAGAAATCATGGTGCCACGAACAGAAATGATTGCGCTCGATATTGATTTGCCGCGCGAACAACTGATTCGTAAAGTTATCGAAGAAGGTTATTCACGTATGCCCGTTTTTAAAGATTCGCTCGATAACATTGTCGGAATTATCTACTCGAAAGATTTGATTACGATGATGGAACATCGTGACCTGATTATCCTTCAAGATATTATGCACACGGTCCATGTTGTTCCCGGAACGGTGAAAATCAGTGAACTGATGCGCGACCTGCAACAGCGAAAACTGCACATGGCAATTGTTGTGGATGAATTCGGCGGCACACAGGGACTCATCACGATGGAAGATATTCTCGAAGAAATCGTTGGCGAGATTCACGACGAGTACGATGAAGTGCTGAAAGAAGTAGAGCACTCGACGGATGGTTCGGCATTAGTTGACGCGAAAATCTCCATCTCGGATTTCAATGATAAATTCTCTGCAGAGATTCCTGAGGATTCCGAATATGAAACTCTGAACGGATTTTTATACAAGCAATCGGGCAAAGTGTTGAATCAGAATGATGAAATATCATTTAAAAATCTTCATTTCCGTGTGATGAAAACGAGCCAACGAAGAATTCGTCAGG
Coding sequences within it:
- a CDS encoding carbonic anhydrase codes for the protein MNRLVSVTKSEDIFPMYRETPIGRLLEYHNLARAHDEYSKAELLVGMCMDNRKQLHIPDNFAFIIRTGGANLRYSEFKVSFAIAVGGVSALALIGHTQCGMVNLIARKEQFVDGLVEKAGWQSDSAEEHFYHYAPMFEIGNEIDFVLSEAKRIRLRYPKILVAPMLYRVEDNLLYLLDESK
- the truA gene encoding tRNA pseudouridine(38-40) synthase TruA, with the translated sequence MRNIILTIEYDGEQYVGWQRQLNGKSIQGEIENALKTILQEQVNVIGAGRTDAGVHARGQVANFQTNTSLELYQIKSALNSSLSDDIVVHDAVDVEEDFHARYNAKQRVYKYFIRQNESALERKYSWFVRYELDIERMREVAQTILGEHDFEGFAKVGSDVKHFVCHVSMSEWQVGEKRLTYTISADRFLRGMVRALVGTMIDVGRGFLSPDIFKERLDNRLKYEPRSAAPAHGLVLEQVFY
- a CDS encoding M48 family metalloprotease; translated protein: MKRYLQLRYFIFTFTLLFVIGCGVALNMYTDSDEIKLGQQLDQQIKSNPKEYPILQGRPEVKQYVMNIGNQVLASSEVKKRGVYAYQYEIIHDDKTINAFCTPGGYIYVYTGLLKFLDNEAALAGVLGHEIAHAERKHATNRMTKAYGIQFILAIALGEKPSQIVEIGANLFSGLALLANSRADETESDEFSMKYLSSTKYYPGGVTYFFEKIQKEQGRSGGALERLLSTHPLPQDRVDHVNELLRNMGNPQPTENNTFSKSYQEFKKKLP
- a CDS encoding HlyC/CorC family transporter, giving the protein MSELIGNFVFVLLLVLANAFFVAAEFAIVKVRSSQIIERLRKGHKQAELAKHIIDNLDAYLSATQLGITLASLGLGWAGEPLLADMIQKPLMSIGIVDEKILHGIAFGISFSIITFLHIILGELAPKSLAIQYPESTTLIISFPLQLFYRIFKPFIWLLNTVANLLLRGFGIQPSSTSELLHTSEELEIIVTEGAKSGALTKTEQELLSSIFEFTTTTAKEIMVPRTEMIALDIDLPREQLIRKVIEEGYSRMPVFKDSLDNIVGIIYSKDLITMMEHRDLIILQDIMHTVHVVPGTVKISELMRDLQQRKLHMAIVVDEFGGTQGLITMEDILEEIVGEIHDEYDEVLKEVEHSTDGSALVDAKISISDFNDKFSAEIPEDSEYETLNGFLYKQSGKVLNQNDEISFKNLHFRVMKTSQRRIRQVKVKKVSGIQHAQTTSE